From a region of the Zingiber officinale cultivar Zhangliang chromosome 4B, Zo_v1.1, whole genome shotgun sequence genome:
- the LOC121974357 gene encoding peptidyl-prolyl cis-trans isomerase FKBP15-1-like has protein sequence MARLHLYFVLSVALIVLASATKTGDVTELQIGVKYKPKSCTIQAHKGDKIKVHYRGSLTSGEVFDSSFERGDPIEFELGSGQVIKGWDQGLLGMCVGEKRKLKIPSKLGYGAQGSPPKIPGGATLIFDTELVAVNGKPSDAESEL, from the exons ATGGCGAGGCTTCACCTCTATTTTGTGTTATCCGTTGCTTTGATAGTACTTG CTTCTGCTACGAAGACGGGCGACGTGACGGAACTCCAGATCGGGGTCAAG TACAAACCAAAGTCTTGCACTATTCAAGCTCACAAAGGAGACAAAATTAAAGTCCACTATCGA GGTTCACTTACAAGTGGTGAAGTGTTTGACTCCAGTTTTGAAAGAGGAGACCCAATTGAATTTGAACTTGGCAGTGGTCAGGTGATCAAGG GATGGGACCAAGGGCTTTTGGGCATGTGTGTCGGTGAAAAGCGAAAACTAAAAATTCCCTCAAAACTTGGTTATGGTGCCCAAGGATCACCTCCAAAGATCCCAG GTGGAGCCACCCTAATCTTCGATACGGAGCTAGTCGCGGTCAATGGGAAGCCATCCGATGCTGAGAGCGAGTTGTAG